In the genome of Lentimicrobium sp. L6, the window TGCATTGCTTCCAAAACTAACTTTTTCCATTTTAAAATATTTTAGGGATGAATTGCAAACTTAAGCTTTTTTGTTTTAAAGCCATAGAGGAATTGATTGGTAGGGGCAAATACTTAGTTAACAGTTAATAGTTAACAGTTATTTTCCTGAAAATAAAATACTTCTATTGATCAGAAGCGAACCATTCAGCATAGCTGGTTACGGTTTCGCGGAGCATCATATGGTGCAGTTTGATGTGTTCTGGAAGTCTGGGTTTTATTCTTTCTGCAAAATCAATGAGCATCATCTCGCTGGTAGGTTGATAAGGAACGGTAACTACTCGTTGGAACATCTCGTCGCTCTGTTTTAGGGCTTCGGCTTTAGCTCCTTTTTCGTTGAGGATTAAGCAATGGTCCATCTTGTCAACTACCTCTTCTTTCACAATTTTTTTGAGGTCGCCAAAATCCATAACCATACCTAGTTTGGGATTGTTTTCATCCTCAATGGGTTTCCCTATTACGGTTACCAATAATTCGTATGAATGCCCGTGAATATGTTTACACAAACCATCATAGCCCATCAGAGCATGTGCGGTTTCAAATTTAAACTCTTTGGTTAATCTAATATTTGCCACTATTTGATAAATTTAAAGTGATATAATTGTTGGTTATCGGTGTTCATAATCTGAAGAATATAGCATCCTTTTTGGGTGTTCGCAATATCCATTTCATAAGTTGAATGGTTCATATTTTCTTGTCTTAATTCTTGACCAGAAATATTGAATAGTTTCAATTGGAATGTTTCGTGAGTTGCTTCTAACGTATTTAACTTTAGCGTGTTTCCGTTACCTCCAATATAGATATTCATGATTTCATCAATTGAAAGATCAGAAACTGCATTTTCTGGATCCCAAATCTGATCTACATAATAAGGTCTATCGACAAAAGGATTTCTATTGTCTTGAATACCATAGATGTCATTATTTCTATCCACTTCTTTTTGGCTCACCGGGTCGTTTCTATGCCATTCTAAAAGCATATTTAAATACCATTCTTCGTAGCAAGGGTAGGAGGTTCCATTTAGTGCATCATCAGAACTTGCAGAATTATTCTCCCAACTTGCAATGAGGTTTTCGTATCGAGTGGCCATGTAGAAATAAATTCGGGCAAAGTCTCCTTTGTAAGCATCAATGGGTTC includes:
- a CDS encoding endonuclease; this encodes MKKTYFLVTISYLFSIFAIAQIPSGYYDDAQGLTGENLKTELYNIIKDHNIQSYGSLWDHYYTTDDKPNGKVWDMYSDVPDGTPPYEYTFGTNQCGNYNSENDCYNREHSFPKSWFDDSSPMVTDIIHIVPTDGYVNGKRGNLPYGETNSPSWTSMNGSKVGSCSVSGFNGTIFEPIDAYKGDFARIYFYMATRYENLIASWENNSASSDDALNGTSYPCYEEWYLNMLLEWHRNDPVSQKEVDRNNDIYGIQDNRNPFVDRPYYVDQIWDPENAVSDLSIDEIMNIYIGGNGNTLKLNTLEATHETFQLKLFNISGQELRQENMNHSTYEMDIANTQKGCYILQIMNTDNQQLYHFKFIK
- a CDS encoding 6-carboxytetrahydropterin synthase, which encodes MANIRLTKEFKFETAHALMGYDGLCKHIHGHSYELLVTVIGKPIEDENNPKLGMVMDFGDLKKIVKEEVVDKMDHCLILNEKGAKAEALKQSDEMFQRVVTVPYQPTSEMMLIDFAERIKPRLPEHIKLHHMMLRETVTSYAEWFASDQ